The Pseudomonas protegens genome contains the following window.
GAATCGCCCACCATCAGCGCCTGCCTTGGCCCGACTCCGCAATGCGCAAGAATTTCCTCCAGCATCAACGGATGAGGCTTGCTGGCGGTTTCGTCGGCCGCCCGAGTGATATCGAAATACTCTTCCCAGCCGTGCGCCTTCAGCACCCGATCCAATCCGCGCCGAGCCTTGCCCGTGGCAACCGCCAACCGATACCCCTCGGCCCGGAAAGCCTCGAGAGACTGCACCACGCCAGCAAACAACGGTGAAGGCTCAGCCTCCAGCGCAATGTAGTGATCCGCGTAATGCTGACGAAAGGCCACCAACTGACCATCGTCAATTTCCGGATACAAGGTGCGAATCGCCTCTGGCAAGCCAAGACCGATGATGCCCTTGACGGCAAAATCGTCGCGCCGGGGAAAACCGGAGCGATCGGCCGACACATGCATCGACTCGACAATCCGACCAATGGAATCCGCCAGAGTGCCGTCCCAATCGAAGATCAACAGCTGGTAATCAGGGTGCACTCAAGCGCTCCACGGTCTTGGCCCACATTTCATCCACGGGCGCCTGCAGCTTCAGCTCGCCGCCATCAGGCAGCGGCACGGTCAACATGTAGGCGTGAAGGAACAGACGCTTGCCGCCCAACTCGCGGATCTCACGAGTGAAATCATCGTCACCGTACTTGCTGTCACCGGCAATGCAGTGCCCGGCATGCAGGGTGTGCACGCGAATCTGGTGAGTGCGGCCAGTCACCGGCTTGGCCTCGACCATGGTGGCGAACTCGCCGAAGCGGCGCAGCACCTTGAACACCGTCAAGGCCTCTTTGCCCTCTTCATTGACCTCGACCATGCGCTCGCCGGAACGCAGGTTGCTCTTGAGCAGAGGCGCGCGCACCTGCTTCAGAGCCGTTGCCCAATGACCACGGACCAGCGCCATGTAGCGCTTATCCACACCGTCGCCACGCAGCGCGGCATGCAAGTGGCGCAACATGCTGCGCTTCTTGGCGATCATTAGCAGACCGGAGGTGTCGCGGTCGAGGCGATGCACAAGCTCCAGCTCCTTGGCATCCGGACGCAACTGACGAAAAGCTTCGATCACCCCGAAATTCAGGCCGCTGCCGCCGTGCACGGCAATGCCGGCAGGCTTGTTGATCACAATCAGCGCCTTGTCTTCAAAGACAATCGAGGCTTCCAGTCGCTGCAACAACCCTTGAGCCAGCGGCACCGGTTCGTCACGCTCGGGCACGCGCACCGGCGGCACGCGCACCACATCACCCGCCTGCAGCTTGTACTCGGGCTTGATCCGCCCCTTGTTCACCCGCACTTCGCCTTTACGCAAAATGCGATAAATCAAGGTCTTGGGCACGCCTTTGAGTCGCGCGAGAAGGAAGTTATCAATACGTTGGCCGGCATATTCCGGCGAGACCTCAAGCAATTGAACGCCTGGAGTCGAGGGGGCAGTAGTCGTCATGGCGCGAATGATAACAATTTTTTATGGATTTGAAGCACTTAATGATTGCTGCTATAGTCGCGAACGCCGCCAAAAGCGGCTGGACAGCGGAACAGCGGCAACTAGCCGGCCCTGACCAACGCAATTCATCAGGACGCAAGGCCGTCCTACGCAGCTCTCGCTACATACCGGAAGAGTCTGACGCTGTAACAAGCGCAGGTGACATGAGGCCTGAAACCCGTAGAAAGCAGAGTTATCACTCGCCTTCTATGCAGCGATTAACGGCCAGTTCACAAAGTGCAGTCAGCGCCTGACAACCCCAAGCGAAGGTTGCGGAAACAACGCCTTTAGCCATGATGCGTGACCTCCCCTTTCGGAGTTCACGGTAAATGCCAACCCGCTGCGGATTCTGCGCGCGGCAGCACCCGAATTATCAGGGATACGTGTAGGGTGGAGATGCACAACCGTCGGACTGTGTAGCATTAGGCTTTATTCAAGACGCTTCATCTCGTCCACAGTCGCCGGTTGATTCCTCCTCCTGACAGACTTTTGCTTAAGCGGTGCCTTAGTCACCACAGCAAGCAGGACGCGTGAGTCGCGACTTCGTTCTTAGTTACTTGGACGAACCTCGCTAGACACTCGAGTGGTCAACCACTCCTGACGCACCTGACACCGACCGTGAGAAGTCGTGTGTGCCGAACGCCGTTTCCGGCAGCCCGGAAACCGACGGTACTACATGAAAAGAATGCTGATTAACGCAACTCAACCCGAAGAGTTGCGTGTTGCCCTGGTAGACGGCCAGCGCCTCTACGATCTGGACATCGAGTCCGGTGCACGCGAGCAGAAAAAGGCCAACATCTATAAAGGCCGAATCACTCGTATCGAACCAAGCCTCGAGGCTGCCTTTGTCGATTTCGGCTCTGAGCGCCACGGCTTCCTGCCACTCAAAGAAATCTCCCGCGAATACTTCAAGAAAGCCCCCGAAGGCCGCGTCAACATCAAGGACGTCCTGAGCGAAGGCCAGGAAGTCATCGTCCAGGTCGAAAAAGAAGAGCGTGGCAACAAGGGCGCCGCCCTGACCACCTTCATCAGCCTCGCCGGTCGTTACCTGGTACTGATGCCGAACAACCCGCGTGCCGGCGGTATTTCCCGCCGCATCGAAGGCGAAGAGCGCAACGAACTGCGCGAAGCGCTGAACGGCCTGGTGGCACCTGCCGACATGGGCCTGATCGTGCGCACGGCCGGCCTGGGCCGCAGCAGCGAAGAGATGCAGTGGGACCTCGACTACCTGCTGCAACTC
Protein-coding sequences here:
- the rluC gene encoding 23S rRNA pseudouridine(955/2504/2580) synthase RluC, which translates into the protein MTTTAPSTPGVQLLEVSPEYAGQRIDNFLLARLKGVPKTLIYRILRKGEVRVNKGRIKPEYKLQAGDVVRVPPVRVPERDEPVPLAQGLLQRLEASIVFEDKALIVINKPAGIAVHGGSGLNFGVIEAFRQLRPDAKELELVHRLDRDTSGLLMIAKKRSMLRHLHAALRGDGVDKRYMALVRGHWATALKQVRAPLLKSNLRSGERMVEVNEEGKEALTVFKVLRRFGEFATMVEAKPVTGRTHQIRVHTLHAGHCIAGDSKYGDDDFTREIRELGGKRLFLHAYMLTVPLPDGGELKLQAPVDEMWAKTVERLSAP
- a CDS encoding HAD-IA family hydrolase gives rise to the protein MHPDYQLLIFDWDGTLADSIGRIVESMHVSADRSGFPRRDDFAVKGIIGLGLPEAIRTLYPEIDDGQLVAFRQHYADHYIALEAEPSPLFAGVVQSLEAFRAEGYRLAVATGKARRGLDRVLKAHGWEEYFDITRAADETASKPHPLMLEEILAHCGVGPRQALMVGDSSFDLLMARNAGMDSVAVSYGAQSIEALQAFEPRLSIDRFPQLHAWLSQAAE